Proteins encoded together in one Terriglobales bacterium window:
- a CDS encoding VOC family protein, whose product MARITGIGGVFFKAKENDRVLAEWYKKHLGLELKDFGGAVLRWPEDGGEDHGVTAWHVAGPKTKWFSPSESNFMINYRVDNMDEMLKQIRAGGIAIQQGPESHENGKFAWILDPDGNKVELWEPKTWDEKNKQP is encoded by the coding sequence ATGGCGAGAATCACGGGTATCGGCGGCGTATTTTTCAAAGCCAAAGAGAACGATCGAGTATTAGCGGAGTGGTACAAGAAGCATCTTGGGCTTGAGCTTAAAGATTTTGGCGGCGCCGTTCTGAGATGGCCGGAGGATGGAGGCGAGGATCACGGCGTCACGGCCTGGCACGTCGCTGGACCAAAAACCAAGTGGTTCAGCCCAAGTGAATCAAACTTCATGATCAACTACCGAGTGGACAACATGGATGAAATGCTCAAGCAGATCCGTGCCGGTGGCATTGCCATTCAACAAGGTCCGGAATCCCACGAAAACGGAAAATTTGCCTGGATTCTTGATCCCGACGGTAACAAGGTTGAACTTTGGGAACCGAAAACTTGGGAT
- a CDS encoding amidohydrolase family protein — protein MMNRNFALAVLCLALGISLHAQTQTPGQIRPRPAEGRQPEFPLPNIREYKPRSTLVVPQHPVPRAKFPVIDIHSHHPTPISPEQYAEVVKAMDQLNIRLIVNLSGSWGDNLRRGLAVIKNSPYPDRMVLFANVDFSDVGPGFGQRAARQLEEDIKAGAVGLKIFKDLGLHVHKNDGSRLKVDDPELDPIWEKCAELNVPVLIHIADPQEFFEPIDYHNERWLELALYPGRRYQDRSKFPSFEELITERNSMFARHPRTKFIAAHFGWHANDLARLSQLLDRLPNVYLDVAAVLYDFGRQPRAARAFFVKYQDRILFGKDSFQPDEYPYYWRTFETADEYFDYYRDYHAFWKLYGLDLPDEVLKKLYYENALKITPGLSRPFANQQNRRR, from the coding sequence ATGATGAACCGTAACTTTGCCCTTGCAGTCCTGTGCCTTGCCCTGGGTATCTCGCTCCATGCCCAAACGCAAACGCCCGGCCAGATCCGTCCTCGTCCTGCCGAAGGACGCCAGCCGGAATTCCCGCTGCCGAATATCCGCGAGTACAAGCCGCGTTCGACGCTGGTCGTGCCGCAGCATCCTGTACCGCGCGCTAAGTTTCCCGTGATTGACATCCATAGCCACCATCCAACGCCGATCTCGCCAGAGCAATATGCGGAAGTGGTAAAGGCGATGGACCAGCTCAACATCCGGCTCATCGTGAATCTGAGCGGGAGCTGGGGCGACAATCTCCGACGCGGACTCGCGGTCATCAAAAACAGCCCTTACCCCGATCGCATGGTGCTATTCGCCAATGTTGACTTCAGCGACGTTGGTCCCGGGTTTGGCCAACGCGCAGCCAGGCAGCTGGAAGAGGACATCAAAGCCGGCGCCGTAGGTCTGAAGATATTCAAGGATCTCGGGCTGCATGTCCATAAGAATGATGGCTCGCGCCTCAAGGTTGACGATCCGGAACTCGATCCGATCTGGGAAAAATGTGCAGAACTCAATGTGCCGGTGCTCATTCATATTGCGGACCCACAGGAGTTCTTTGAGCCCATCGACTACCACAACGAACGCTGGCTGGAACTGGCGCTTTATCCGGGCCGACGGTATCAGGACCGCAGTAAGTTTCCGTCTTTCGAAGAGTTGATCACTGAGCGCAACAGTATGTTCGCGCGCCATCCGCGCACCAAGTTCATCGCAGCGCACTTTGGCTGGCACGCCAACGACCTCGCACGGCTCTCGCAGTTGCTTGACCGTCTTCCCAATGTCTATCTTGACGTTGCCGCCGTGCTCTATGACTTCGGTCGCCAGCCGCGGGCAGCACGCGCATTCTTCGTCAAGTACCAGGACCGAATCCTTTTTGGGAAAGACAGCTTCCAACCCGACGAGTACCCGTATTACTGGCGAACGTTCGAAACCGCAGATGAGTACTTCGATTACTACAGGGACTACCACGCCTTTTGGAAGCTGTACGGTCTCGATCTGCCCGACGAGGTTCTCAAAAAGCTCTATTACGAGAACGCATTGAAAATAACGCCTGGCCTGTCACGTCCATTCGCCAATCAGCAGAACCGCCGGCGGTAG